CGCACCCTTTTCATAGCAAAATCAAATGATGTTAGCTTTAATGAGTAATATTGAGATACTCTAATGGAATTAAAAATTGGAAagcttaagaaataaataaataacatatttaaaattgggagCACACTTTTTCGGGAGTACTTTTTGGATCTCTTTAATAagatattaatataaaaaacctTCTAAAATATCAATATTGTGGCTAGTTCATATTACTAAAAAACATTCCATATTTTTCTCGAGTAAGTTTAAAAACTCCATAATATTTTAGTAGAGATATAAGTTTGTTCTAAAGAGCATATTCCCATCGACTATCTTTTTCTATAGCGCTGGAATCATTGTTTTTATGCATAAACCAgaactgacattgtatattccgAGTTAGCGCACTTTTATTAAGATTAATGATTGGCTTGCAGCGATATTGAATAAACCGAGGAATGCAGTTGGCCAATGGACATGCACatagaaaaaaacatttttaatcacTCACAGCTCGTCTATTCATTTGCATAATGAAAGGAGTAGGATAATAGAGGACCGCCTTTGTACTTACCCAGGCTCTTTGTATACAGCTTAGACAATGACTTCAAAGCACACtgattttttgtgtatatttatatttggggGTACAAAGCAGATTGCCTTTTGTCATTAAGAAAATGTCCATTCCCAATTCCGTTTTGCAGATGTCAACATGGTGGCCGAGCCGAAAGCGCATCAGATCGGAAGGAAACGACAGAATGTGAGCAAGACCGGAAACGATTGGTAAGTCCCAGGCAGGATTACCAAGGACCCCACCCCGGAATTCCAGACAATATTTGcctcatttcaatttaatccaaaaaattaactctgctcAATTTAACGCCGCCATGTGGCTTTCGCTTAGACTTTATTTACATATCATTTAACGGACTGGGGACTTTCGGGGACTTTCTGGGCGGCGCACAacacacaaataaataaataaggagCCATTCATCAGGCGATGGGGTCGCCCTTTGTTTCTGCGCCCTGTCCGgcataaaatatttggctGTCAACGGCTAGCCGGGCTTTTTTGCACCCGACCGGAACACTTCAGGCCAAGTTCTCGTCTCCATTTCTCCATTTCATTTTCGCCCCTCGCCTGTGAGGGTCAGTTCGGTGTTCGAGGGCTGCGTCAACACACTCCATGTACGAGTATACTGTATATGTATCCGTATCCGGGGATCCTGTGAGTGACAGTTGCAATGTATGCCATAATGTCCTGGCCCTGACATGTGCACTTGTTTGTCTTTGTCCCGGCGCCGTGGCCTTAATGATGACTGAGCGACATTCACAATTTATTTGGGCCTTGAGCTCCAGATCCCGGATTCCAGCACTCGTgtggaaatatttaatttaagcttAATGACGCCGAAACGAAATGCGTTTGCGTTTCTGGTGGCTTTAAAAGAACATCGGGCTGGAGTTGGGGCGGGAAACCCAACTGACAGCGACTTGATTGTAATTAAAACGCAAACATGTCAGGACCCCCTCGATGGGAACCCCTGCAGCCAGGTGCTCTCGTGTTTGTCATTAAACGGCTGCTCACCTTTTCCCCCCTCCGCAATATTTGACCGCGCACAAACTGACCGAAAAAGCCGCAATTGTTCAGCCCCGCCTCCTGGCCAGGACCTGCCCAGTGCCCCCCATTTGACCACAATTGGTTGGCTTCATCGGCGcgggagggggagggggacTTCGTCCTGTTCCGGCATTTGTATCAATCACTGGCAACATAACCCGACGGGAGGGCcggcacacaaacacaatTGCCAAATGACAATTCAAGCGGCGGCCTGGCAGCCTAAACAAATATTGACGCACTGATGGGAGGGTTGGGGCATTGAAGTGACGGACTGACAGTGCGGTGGGGCAACAGTTGGCAGGCTGTTCATTTCAAGTTAATGAGAGGGTATCCGCATCCGGGGGAGAATTTTGTGGAGGAGGAAAAGTTAGGAAAGAAATGTATTATAAGAAGGAttatttaggttaaaggcttatCTGAATGATAAATATAGATTTAAAGAGATATGgtatcaaaaaaatgtttccttttttaacTGATATATAATTCTTTTACTTGCCCAGGGTATTGCTTATTCTTTACTTATGCCAAAGAAGTACTGAAATTGTTTCTATAGATTTATCAGCCGTACACTTTTGGGAACTAGACACTGCTGACACTTCAATTAGtgggcaaatatttattgagCAGATTACCACCTCTAAATAGCTTTTTGTTTCTTCATAAAGCGATACaccaaatttattattaaagaacTTAAGTGAATACAGACccatttaaagatattttatataaaattatgaaaatttgACGACATGTCATTATATACTACCTAGTACATACTATCTAGCAAATCCTATCTTATGAAGTATTTAAAAgtagtattattattagtggaagaattttttaaattgaactcTCTAGCCCTAAATGTGTATATGCACTGTAAGGAgtgacttttatttaaatatattaaatatttataactttCCTTACACAGGGACTACTTCTACGACAGCTACTGCTCGTCGGCGCTGTTGCGGGGCGGCGGGGGCGTTGGCGGGGGCGGTTCGAACGGGGTGCGGGCCAAGAAGCGGAAGCGCCTGATGACCAACGGCGGCGGCCTGTCGGTGGccgtgcagcagcagcaacagcagcacggGCAGCACCACCACAGTGCGGCCGCGGtggccgctgccgctgcggcAGCCGCCgtccatcagcagcagcagcaggtgcagcaccagcagcagcaacaccaccagcaacagcagcagcagcaccagcagcaggtgGCCGCCGTTGCCATGGCGGCCATGGCCAATTTGCTGCCGCAacagcagttgctgctgcatcaGCAGAATCTGCTGTCGAATGCGGCGGTGGCCACAACGGCAACGGCGGCTACCGGATCGCTCCACTGGTCGCAGTACaaacaggagcagcagcaccaccctcatccgcatccgcacTCGCACCAcccgcaccaccagcagccGTTCGGATTCCAGCTGAAGAGCAGCGCGGCTGCTGTCCAGGCGACGACATCGCCGCAAAATGCAAAGTCTGCAATAATTGCTAATCAAACGGCGCTCGGCGAGCCATATCCGGCTGgggctgccgctgccgccgccgccgccttcGCCACCcatcagcaacatcagcagcagcagcaacatcagcaacagcaacatcagcaaccGTTGCTGCAGCCGTTGACTCTGGCATTGTCCCCACAGCAACCGCAGCCCCATCAGGCGGCAACGCCACTACAATTGCACAGCCAATTGatgcagcaacatcaacagcagcagcagcagcagcaacagcaccaacaacagcagcagcagcagctacaacagcagcaacatgctCAGGAGCAATTAAGTTTGCATCAGCAATGGGGACCATTCAAAGTCTACAGTGAGTATTGACTGGGGTTTGCTCCGGAGGATGCTCGGAAATTGGGGATAAAGCTggaaagtatattttaatgattGTCTGTGGTTTCATCTAGGGGATTACCAAAATTCGAAGTGAGCTTTTAAGAGACATTTAAATAGTGACTAAGCTTTTCAACATCTGGgaggttttttaaataaatggaaaGAATTATGTGCTATTAATAACTACTTAttgttagtattttattaatattcaattttgttttatatatgtacTTCACTTATggcttttttaaattggtatatatTTGGGATGATTTTCAAAACGAATTACTTAGAGatttatctgttttttttagtatttttgaaGGATACCTATTAGTAGTTTACAAATTAAGTCTAGCTTTACCACAAAATTACGATAGTCTCCATCTAGTTTTCCTTGATTTGGAGTGTCTAAATAAGGTTTTTGAAAATGAGAAATGTGGCAATGTGAAGCGCATGGACCAGGTGTCATCGCCTTTCTCTCAGCTATTGCAACCCTACTCGCTGTTGTCCAGGCTAAACAGGCGGAGATGTCCTTGCCCCTGGATGAGTCCCCGCAAACGCAGCGTCTGCCGCCGGATTACGTGAAGGGAGTGCTCAGCCTGAAGAGCAGTCTGCTGTCCAGCAAGCCGGCCTTGGGTTACGGCTCTAATCAGCAGCAGGTGGAGAACAGCGTTCCCGTGGCCGGAATCAGACCCGGCATGAGGTACACCCCCCAGTTGGATGTGCAGCAGCCACAGAGTCCGCAGAGCCAGCAGCCGATGCATCAGGTCGAGCCCGTTGCCAATCTGCGGCCATCTGCGCTAGCTCATCGACCCCCTCTTCACTCCCAGATGCCGCCGGTCAAGCTGAGTCGCTACAACCAGGAGTTCCCCGCCGCCCATCTCTTCCAGCCGCCCTTTGTGCCGCTGCCCAAAAAGCAGGAGTCACAGGATCCGCCGCCGACTGCCGAGCAACTGGAGTTGCTGCAACAGTTGTCCGAGTTTTTTGGCCAACGGCAGCAGGGCCAACAACAGGTGCAGCATGTGCAACAGCAGGAGGCCGCCAACTGTGGCACCCAGATGGATCAAAATGAGGGCAAGGGACTGGGAATATGCGATGTGGAGGCGACTACCGATTCCTGTGATTCCACAAAGGAGCCCAATAAAAGCGAGGAAGAGGATTCGGTTTCGGTGGATGTGAAGAACAAAGAGCCGCAAGAGACCACCACAGCGCAGCCGAAGCCTCCTGTGGCACCCAAAACAAAGGCCACCAAGCCAAGTATTGTCAAGTCCACCACCCACAAGCCCCAGACGACGCGTACTCCCAAAACAACTACGAGAAAACTACCCTGCTGTTCGAAACCAAGGAATCAGGGCATTGCAGAGACCCCAAATGTGATTAGCTTTTCGCTGAATATACAAAATGACAACGCCGATCAGGCAAAGTCCCTGCAACAGCTGCCTCGATGTGGTCGTCATGTTATCCAGCCCGATTTAC
This window of the Drosophila biarmipes strain raj3 chromosome 3L, RU_DBia_V1.1, whole genome shotgun sequence genome carries:
- the LOC108028445 gene encoding probable basic-leucine zipper transcription factor Q isoform X3, whose translation is MVAEPKAHQIGRKRQNVSKTGNDWDYFYDSYCSSALLRGGGGVGGGGSNGVRAKKRKRLMTNGGGLSVAVQQQQQQHGQHHHSAAAVAAAAAAAAVHQQQQQVQHQQQQHHQQQQQQHQQQVAAVAMAAMANLLPQQQLLLHQQNLLSNAAVATTATAATGSLHWSQYKQEQQHHPHPHPHSHHPHHQQPFGFQLKSSAAAVQATTSPQNAKSAIIANQTALGEPYPAGAAAAAAAAFATHQQHQQQQQHQQQQHQQPLLQPLTLALSPQQPQPHQAATPLQLHSQLMQQHQQQQQQQQQHQQQQQQQLQQQQHAQEQLSLHQQWGPFKVYSNPDTLICGNCRESFGELSELLDHKKSYCKLRFTCKCQDVAFAASAKTPPTSAKLLCAVCKDAFANPWDLMVHAQAAHMVNIYELGDDEGNPSTPIATTTNNNTAIAAVENGHAIADEAATKQQMPQMEAASSTLNKEPNNNNKISNNNNTEASNNNGHMSPSGTGIIMASSGSSASAENGGASDMETSCLDIKFSPSASPKEVGDMAIPTPGRDTDSLMILLQDQHRDDLSLDGRMSSSSQQTHHSDELNVKLLNGSVSSRGSSPGLEADEPPATRACIVRTLSIETTGSAATPTANALSLMSNSLSLALAPQ
- the LOC108028446 gene encoding uncharacterized protein LOC108028446 isoform X1; this translates as MWQCEAHGPGVIAFLSAIATLLAVVQAKQAEMSLPLDESPQTQRLPPDYVKGVLSLKSSLLSSKPALGYGSNQQQVENSVPVAGIRPGMRYTPQLDVQQPQSPQSQQPMHQVEPVANLRPSALAHRPPLHSQMPPVKLSRYNQEFPAAHLFQPPFVPLPKKQESQDPPPTAEQLELLQQLSEFFGQRQQGQQQVQHVQQQEAANCGTQMDQNEGKGLGICDVEATTDSCDSTKEPNKSEEEDSVSVDVKNKEPQETTTAQPKPPVAPKTKATKPSIVKSTTHKPQTTRTPKTTTRKLPCCSKPRNQGIAETPNVISFSLNIQNDNADQAKSLQQLPRCGRHVIQPDLRINAISNLLRYRRKLAQGTAPYPRPFSTLKDQEVQMQSRTKRKKDRILDKKQLLQAELKIWPISIRSNLVERLH
- the LOC108028446 gene encoding uncharacterized protein LOC108028446 isoform X2, with translation MWQCEAHGPGVIAFLSAIATLLAVVQAKQAEMSLPLDESPQTQRLPPDYVKGVLSLKSSLLSSKPALGYGSNQQQVENSVPVAGIRPGMRYTPQLDVQQPQSPQSQQPMHQMPPVKLSRYNQEFPAAHLFQPPFVPLPKKQESQDPPPTAEQLELLQQLSEFFGQRQQGQQQVQHVQQQEAANCGTQMDQNEGKGLGICDVEATTDSCDSTKEPNKSEEEDSVSVDVKNKEPQETTTAQPKPPVAPKTKATKPSIVKSTTHKPQTTRTPKTTTRKLPCCSKPRNQGIAETPNVISFSLNIQNDNADQAKSLQQLPRCGRHVIQPDLRINAISNLLRYRRKLAQGTAPYPRPFSTLKDQEVQMQSRTKRKKDRILDKKQLLQAELKIWPISIRSNLVERLH